atatatatttcctaatatttttttattttaattattattgtttatttttattattattttttattttattttttatttttattttggtatggatcagattccaattgagtgcatcccataatcagttcccagttccacatgtccaaaaggagtaggaagaagcaaagcttattaaatcctacccctccatctggtacttttacaatcagtaactgttacatttgttcacttcctgctttccataatacagtttaagtttttttttgttttgttttttataataataatttaaaaaaattaaaaaatgtatttatttttttttattttggtatgcatcagattacaattgagtgcattaaataatcagttcccagttccacatgtccaaaaatgtggaaatggttacaatcagtaactgttacatttgttcacttcctgctttcctaatataatttgttttgtttttttactttattattttttttaatttatttttatttttatttttatttttatttttatttttatttttatttttatttttatttttatttttatttttatttttatttttatttttatttttatttttatttttatttttatttttcacatcattttgaattttttctcatcattttgactactTACTTCATAAATATGACATTCTTTttgataattatgacatttaatcatttttatttttatttttattaaattttttatcacataccaaagtacgaggtgatatgactttactcaatccatcccacagtttgattccatagttatgtttattgccatgtttgcagcTTCTAACAGCTCATAtctatgaaataattataatacagaGTCAGGTtaatttgtaggttaaataaaacgcaaataaagtaaagaaacttaATAAATCTtaataatgccattgtttttggtttctttttcagttgctgtttCTTATAATTTGGCGACAGCCAGTGACTTCCCAACAGGAACAACGATGGCAGTCGAGAGGCGCCGATATTTGGAGACCAACCACAGGTTTTGCATACGCATCCGTGTCTCTGCTCTATGACGATATTGTATTACCGACACGGCAACATGGCCAACTGTCATGAGTGCTTATGCACTGGACTCTAATGGCCTCTATTCGGTTCTTTCTccaagatgggggggggggggcgtttttttttttgccaatttacacacacaaacgcacgctATAAATTTGcacactgtcttttttttttttttttttttttttttgtcttagctAGTGGGGAATTCCCAGTAAGCTGCACACATACAGGTGATTTGCGTATGCTCGCTAATCTCGGGAGTTTGGCTATAACTGATAACCCGCCAcacctggacacacacacacacacacaccgacactTGATCAAGTCCACTCGGAGGCTTTTCAAGTCGTGGGTGGGCGTGGGCGCCAAACGCCATCGCCGTGAGTCCGTTAAAGGACTGCCCATTAAATCTCTTATGCTCACTCGCACACAAAAAACatggaagacacacacactggaagatctagaaagctttctgcagcggttattgtgtgtagctgctctataggagtccacaacttgatataaagggccgaaaaatgggAATATTAGGTCCCATTTGATAGcgggaataggtgtgtcccattatgtgcattaattagctgtctctttttagctgattttatatctttagaatgcacagaaaagagagacgtgtgttcatggattcaaagattgtggatgatggtcaaaataaaaataaataaaattaaaataaaattaaaataaaataaaataaaataaaataaaataaaataaaataaaataaaataaaataaaataaaataattaccaCAGATCCGACACTTAGTGGAGGTGCACATTAGGTATACATGCCATTGTCACCAATCGACAAAGACCCAAATGTTCTATAATTAACTCCCAAGCAgtcctgaggacttccagactactgccgaaacccacgTTCTAATTTCGGTCAGAGTGACTCATATTTTAGGGGTGTGCAAAGCAGTGTATTTGTTCATGTtggaaaagtatttgtatttgtattgtattgtatttgtaaaattttaaataccccccataaaataaaataaaataaaataaaataaaataaaataaaataaaataaaataaaataaaataaaataaaataaaataaaataaaataaaataaaataaaataaaataaaataaaataaaataaaataaaataaaataaaataaaataaaataaaataattaccaCAGATCCGACACTTAGTGGAGGTGCACATTAGGTATACATGCCATTGTCACCAATCGACAAAGACCCAAATGTTCTATAATTAACTCCCAAGCAgtcctgaggacttccagactactgccgaaacccacgTTCTAATTTCGGTCAGAGTGACTCATATTTTAGGGGTGTGCAAAGCAGTGTATTTGTTCATGTtggaaaagtatttgtatttgtattgtattgtatttgtaaaattgtaaataccccccataaaataaaataaaataaaataaaataaaataaaataaaataaaataaaataaaataaaataaaataaaataaaataaaataaaataaaataaaataaaataaaataaaataaaataaaaataataaatattttttttttcattaatccaccaatgaacctgtaaggaaaaaataataataataacagccacAACCTCATCGATGGCTGAaccaaaaacaaatcaaatattgTAGCATGGGGTATATTGTGTTGTTCCAAGCTGCTGTTTCATGTGTGAGCTCTAGGGGGCAGTCAGGTTCAGCATGCTGGTTAGCAAGGCAGTAAGTGATGTATGCTGCTGTTACAAATAAATGTCCAAATGAATATCTCAGCCGCCATTACAATatcattgtgaacatgaacatgtgACACAGACTGTTTCGCTCTGTCCCCGAATTTTCATTACGTGAATAAACTACTTGACTGACAAGCGCAAAAACAGCAGCGACGCCACACGGCTTCTTTTATCACTCAAACCCTGGATTGTATTCTACATGATTTATGCTACTGCAGGAAATCAAGGTTGTTTACTGGAAATCTTTGGAAGCTTGCAAAACATGTTTGGAAAAACCCAGAGTGCTGCAGTGAACTGAGTGACGGTTAAAGTTGGTATAACTTATTTGCACCTGGAGCAGTCAAACAAGGTGATAAAGCCAAAGTGACATTCGACCCTTGTCATTAGAAACACACAAAGAGGCACGGACAAGCGGATACTTCTCTATTCTTGGCAAAAGTTCTTCATCCAGTGAATGGAATTAATATCGGTTGATTGATTTTACACTGGGTATGGTGGAagaaatatttgatattttctcAACAAAGCTGCATCAAAGATTGAGAGGCTGGACAGAAACAGAAGTCCAgatgtctattttattttattttattttattttattttattttattttattttattttattttattttattttattttattttattttattttattttattttattttattttattttattttattttattttattttattttattttattttattttattttattttattttattttattttattttttctggggGAGGGtctattttaaattttactcaAATACCTACCAATACTTTTCCAACATCAACAAATACACTGGTTTGCACACCCCTAAAATGTGAGTCACTTTGATCGAAATTAGAGCGcgggtttcggcagtagtctggaagtcctcaggacTGCTTgggattacattttgtttgagccatcattgaggttgtggctatttttttttccttaccgGTTCATTGGtggattcattaaaaaaaaacatttattcccaagtatttttattttattttattttattttattttattcttgggGAGGGtctattttaaattttactcaAATACGTACAAATACTTTTCCAACATCAACAAATACACTGGTTTGCACACCCCTAAAATATGAGTCACTTTGACCGAAATTAGAAAGcgggtttcggcagtagtctggaagtcctcgggactGCTTGGGATTAGATTTTGGTTCAGCCATCAATGAGGctgtggctattttttttttccttaccgGTTCATTTGtggattcatgaaaaaaaacatttattcccaagtatttttattttattttattttattttattttattttattttattttattttattttattttattttattttattttattttattttattttattttattttattttattttattttattttattttattttattttattttattttattttattctgggGGAGGGtctattttaaattttactcaAATACGTACAAATACTTTTCCAACACAACAAATACACTGGTTTGCACACCCTTAAAATATGAGTCACTTTGACCGAAACTAGAACGCAGGTTTCGGCAGTTGTCTGGAAGTGCTCGGGACTGCTTGGGATTAGATTTTGGTTCAGCCATCAATGAGGctgtggctatttttttttcccttaccGGTTCATTGGtggattcatgaaaaaaaaacatttattcccaagtatttttattttattttattcttgggGAGGGtctattttaaattttactcaAATACGTACAAATACTTTTCCAACATGAACAAATACACTGGTTTGCACACCCCTAAAATATGAGTCACTTTGACCGAGATTAGAACGTgtgtttcggcagtagtctggaagtcctcaggacTGCTTGGGATTAGATTTTGGTTCAGCCATCAATGAGGctgtggctattttttttttcttaccggTTCATTGGTGGATACatgaaaaaatttattttattttattttattttattttattttattttattttattttattttattttattttattttattttattttattttattttattttattttattttattttattttattttattttattttattttattttattttttctaggGGAGGGTCTATTttcaattttacacaaatacaaatacttttccaACGTCAACAAATACACCGCTTTGATTAGAACGTGTGTTTCGGCAGTcgtctggaagtcctcaggacTGCTTGGGAGTTAATTATCGAACATTTGGGTCTTTTGGTGACAACGGCATGTATACCTAATGTTATGGCACAAGTGTACAGCCCTCCCACGTCCACGAAGCGTCGTATTTGTGGTAATAATTCAATGTGATGAATTTGTGCACTAAACGTAGACAACTTCAAATTGTAAAGTTAGTGACGTCATTGAGTTTTTTATCATGggggtgtaaaaaaaaccccTTCATAGATACGACCCCGACTTACCCGTCCAATCAGATAATCGACATAACGTGtagaacaaaactaaaaaaaaaaacccactccaAACttctttgcatttgttttttttttttttagcagggtTGCCTTCGCTGAATGGAGAAAGTGCAGGAATCCACAGCGCTTCTCCTGATCAAACCTGAATCAAGTCGTCAGtcaaaccacacccacttcatGTACACTTTCATCCAAATGGGCTCGGACGCGTCTGCCAAGGCTATAAAAGAGTCGACACACAGGTGAGTCAAAGCATCGCTCAGGTGGGCTTTTTGATGCCTCAGGCGCTCACGAGACGGCGAGGGACATTTCATAAGGTACGGGTGGGTGTTCTCTTCTATCGCTGTCAATCAGTCACAGACTAAATTTGatgtcaagttttttttttcttttcccagGTTTACCTTATATTATGTTGGCAGATATGGAAACGGTGAGTTATGATTTCAGATgtttttaggtttgttttttattactgTGTAGTAGTtcgatatttttttgtatgaaacGTCATTATAcagacttttattattttattattggcaTACATTTGATAGTCAAATTGCAACACGTGTAGTTCCAGTGTTTATGACTGGCATATGTCCACTAAGAAAACAAACTTGAtgcaaattgtgaatgtaacaGAATATATTCAAATGATGCTAACgtggataataataatttgtaatcaGTGATgcttatgatttttattttctttaagcTCGATAAAGACATAGTAGACatggactttctttattgtcctcacacaataacacagcagtaaaattgccaacgaaatgttgttgccctgctcccgtgtaataataaataataataataataataataaataaataataataaataaataataataaaaataaaaaataaataataaaataataaaaaataaaaaataaatcataaataataaatcataatcaaatatcaacaatgtacagcaaaaacagtaatttgaacaaataatttaaataatttagaataaataacaataatttaaataaattaatgcagttataaaatcttgtttttatcatctttatCAACACGTAGTTCCAGTGTTTATGGCTGGCATATGTCCACTAAGAAAACAAACTTGAtgcaaattgtgaatgtaacaGAATATATTCAAATGATGCTAACgtggataataataatttgtaatcaGTGATgcttatgatttttattttctttaaactcgATAAAGACATAGTAGACATGGACTTACTTTATTGtcatgcacaataacacagcagtgaaattgccaacgaattGCCTgtctcccgtgtaataataaataataaataataaataataaataataaataataaataataaataataaataataaataataaataataaataataaataataaataataaataataaataattgccaacgaattgcctggctcccgtgtaataataaataataaataataaataataaataataaataataaataataaataataaataataaataataaataataaataataaataataaataataaataataaataataaataataaataataaatgtggagaataaatagattacatcaaatatgaacaatgtacagcgtaaacagtactttgtacaaataatttaaataattcagaataaataataataaatctaaataataataaaataaaaaaataaaataaaaataaataatttaaacaaattaatgcagttataaaatcttgtttttatcatcttctgcttttatctaaaattaaatcttttttatctttgtgacactttgagcaagtcaATGCACTTTAGTCTGGAATTAGCTAAAAGTCTctcttacagttagtccagaactctaaGGAACCaaaaaggaaccaaaaagggggagcacatcaccccaattttGGTCTCCCTGCATCGGTTGCTTTtttcgctttaggattgattttaagattttattgtttgtttttaaggcgttgaatggccTGGACCCCAAATACATCTCATCCAAATTTAgtctccagcgcggtcactaAGGTCCGAGGACCAGCTCCAACTTggggtgcccaagacgagacttaagaccaggggggaccgagcctcgaaagctttaagtcttgtcttaaaacccacttttattatttattacacttattattattattatttatttttattgtttttatttcttatattttttattgattatcttcttatttttaatatttttatatctattttactattttatttcttaaatgatcttttagttttggattattactttttattttacttggaaactctgtttataaaattcattcattcattttctaccgcttttcctcacgaggggtgctggagcctatcccagctgtctttggggcgagaggctggggtacaccctggactggtggccagccaatcacagggcacatatagacaaacaaccattcacactcacattcatacctatggacaatttggagttgctaattaacctagcatgttttttttttggaatgtgggaggaaaccgtagacggggagaacatgcaaactccacacagagatgaccgagtgtggaattgaaccctggtctcttagctgtgaggtctgcgcgctaaccactcgaccaccgtgccgcctgttgtgttatataaataaagtggattggattatgATGCAGATGACTTATGTGACGGAAGTCCGGCTCGCTGGCGGACGTGGATTCTGGAACGTAGCGGCACCCTCTTCCTGCCCCGAGGTGGACCTGGAGGTAATTGAGGAATATCTACAGGAACATTCGCTGGAGGTCCAGCCTGCACACGGATGCACGTCACGTCTAACCGACGAGATGCAACATGCGGACTCCCATCACGGCACCGGGATCCCAGGACTAGACAATAACTGGTGTGGTCAGTATGCCGAGGAATGGCACTGCGGCGGGAATACGGAATACGACCCAACCTGGCTCTGTTCCCATCCGAACCAGTGGGTAAGTCCCAATTTTTCACTGACATTGGACTTTTCTGTCCAGTTCCAATATCTACACAACGAAAACGGAACGTTCTTAGCCAGTATCGATGCTTATGTACGTTTATTCCAGAATAACGGCACATATTCCAAATGCATTGACTTGGATTCCCAGTGCCAGGAATACCACGATGCCGCTTCCCCATCCTCTTCTAGTGAAAACCGACCCAACAAGGACTTACTTCTTGCTCCGATGTCAGGTACGATTTACGAtcactttgcaaaaaaaatcaccGTAATTTATTCGTCGTTATTTCCTCTTTCGCAGGAAAACGTAAGGAGCGTTTGTTCCAGTTCCTGTTTGAGATGCTCCAAACCCCGttgatgcgaagctgcatctgGTGGGTGCAGTCCTCCTCGGGCACCTTTCAGTTCTCCTCCCAAAACAAAGAGCACCTGGCGGAGATATGGGGGCGCCGTAAGGGGAACCGTAAGACGATGACGTATCAGAAAATGGCGCGGGCGCTGAGGAATTACTCG
This window of the Doryrhamphus excisus isolate RoL2022-K1 chromosome 10, RoL_Dexc_1.0, whole genome shotgun sequence genome carries:
- the LOC131136714 gene encoding ETS translocation variant 2-like isoform X3 — encoded protein: MTECGIEPWSLSCEMTYVTEVRLAGGRGFWNVAAPSSCPEVDLEVIEEYLQEHSLEVQPAHGCTSRLTDEMQHADSHHGTGIPGLDNNWCGQYAEEWHCGGNTEYDPTWLCSHPNQWNNGTYSKCIDLDSQCQEYHDAASPSSSSENRPNKDLLLAPMSGKRKERLFQFLFEMLQTPLMRSCIWWVQSSSGTFQFSSQNKEHLAEIWGRRKGNRKTMTYQKMARALRNYSRTGEIQKVKRKLTYRFDEKTLRGLQGDSNAM
- the LOC131136714 gene encoding ETS translocation variant 2-like isoform X2, whose product is MSSFFFLFPGLPYIMLADMETMTYVTEVRLAGGRGFWNVAAPSSCPEVDLEVIEEYLQEHSLEVQPAHGCTSRLTDEMQHADSHHGTGIPGLDNNWCGQYAEEWHCGGNTEYDPTWLCSHPNQWNNGTYSKCIDLDSQCQEYHDAASPSSSSENRPNKDLLLAPMSGKRKERLFQFLFEMLQTPLMRSCIWWVQSSSGTFQFSSQNKEHLAEIWGRRKGNRKTMTYQKMARALRNYSRTGEIQKVKRKLTYRFDEKTLRGLQGDSNAM
- the LOC131136714 gene encoding ETS translocation variant 2-like isoform X1, which gives rise to MTECGIEPWSLSCEVCALTTRPPCRLLCYINKVDWIMMQMTYVTEVRLAGGRGFWNVAAPSSCPEVDLEVIEEYLQEHSLEVQPAHGCTSRLTDEMQHADSHHGTGIPGLDNNWCGQYAEEWHCGGNTEYDPTWLCSHPNQWNNGTYSKCIDLDSQCQEYHDAASPSSSSENRPNKDLLLAPMSGKRKERLFQFLFEMLQTPLMRSCIWWVQSSSGTFQFSSQNKEHLAEIWGRRKGNRKTMTYQKMARALRNYSRTGEIQKVKRKLTYRFDEKTLRGLQGDSNAM